A section of the Rhodobacter sp. genome encodes:
- a CDS encoding glycosyltransferase: MPQTLLFCAPAPVQDIPGGYRLDVKFVDGMRAHRAGWAGGVRCVLWRGAGSIPFGRDYAAGDLGFDLTVLDAGAPVPASLFQGAALALISADLQDFPRLTAAARDAVVPVVSGLEYTLDTRLRTLWLDRGLNPLRRVVRSIRLVRQDRAMADSLRRVAGVQFNGYPAFDALAGSVSRPILYLDNRMTPALMATPDEMAARAARLHAGAPLRLIHSGRLEPMKGAQDLLAVMHALDGLGVAATLDIYGAGSLAEQIAAGLAAFDGRVRLHGPVDFETGLVPVSRTQADVFLSCHRQADPSCTYLEAMGCGLALVGYANRMWTRLSAEAGAGAVAPMGRVRDLAQRIAAWDRDRKALIANAEAGLAFARAHDFATEFDARMAHLRACAGRD, encoded by the coding sequence ATGCCCCAGACCCTGTTGTTTTGTGCCCCCGCCCCGGTTCAGGATATCCCCGGAGGGTATCGGCTGGATGTGAAGTTCGTGGACGGGATGCGGGCCCATCGCGCGGGATGGGCCGGCGGGGTTCGCTGCGTGCTGTGGCGCGGCGCGGGGTCCATTCCCTTTGGCCGCGATTACGCGGCCGGGGATCTGGGCTTTGACCTGACGGTGCTGGATGCGGGCGCGCCAGTGCCCGCGTCCCTGTTTCAGGGCGCCGCGCTGGCGCTGATTTCCGCCGACCTGCAAGATTTCCCGCGCCTGACCGCCGCCGCCCGCGATGCGGTGGTGCCCGTCGTCTCAGGGTTGGAATACACGCTGGACACCCGCCTGCGAACGCTTTGGCTGGACCGCGGGCTGAACCCGCTGCGCCGCGTGGTGCGTTCGATCAGGCTGGTGCGCCAGGACCGCGCCATGGCGGACAGCCTGCGCCGGGTCGCCGGGGTGCAGTTCAACGGCTATCCCGCGTTCGATGCCCTGGCCGGGTCGGTGTCGCGGCCGATTCTGTATCTCGACAACCGCATGACGCCGGCGTTGATGGCCACCCCGGACGAGATGGCCGCCCGGGCCGCACGGTTGCACGCGGGCGCGCCGCTGCGGTTGATCCACTCGGGACGGCTGGAGCCGATGAAGGGTGCGCAGGACCTGTTGGCGGTCATGCACGCGCTGGACGGGCTGGGCGTGGCGGCGACGCTGGACATCTACGGCGCCGGCTCGCTGGCGGAACAGATCGCCGCCGGACTGGCCGCATTCGACGGCCGGGTGCGCCTGCACGGCCCGGTGGATTTCGAAACCGGGCTGGTGCCGGTCAGCCGCACCCAGGCGGATGTGTTCCTGTCCTGTCACCGGCAGGCCGACCCGTCCTGCACCTATCTCGAGGCGATGGGCTGCGGCCTGGCGCTGGTGGGGTATGCGAACCGCATGTGGACCCGCCTGTCGGCCGAGGCGGGTGCGGGCGCGGTTGCCCCGATGGGGCGCGTGCGGGACCTGGCGCAGCGGATTGCCGCCTGGGACCGCGACCGCAAGGCCCTGATCGCCAACGCCGAGGCCGGGCTGGCCTTTGCCCGCGCGCATGACTTTGCGACCGAATTCGACGCCCGCATGGCGCATCTGCGCGCCTGCGCGGGGCGCGACTAG
- the uraH gene encoding hydroxyisourate hydrolase: MAGYLTTHVLDTARGCPAQGLRIALFAIEGETRRLLAETTTNDDGRTDAPILPQDRFAPGSYELVFHAGDYLRASGQAGEAPLFLDIVPIRFGMADPQAHYHVPLLLSPYGYSTYRGS, translated from the coding sequence ATGGCCGGATATCTGACGACGCATGTTCTGGACACCGCGCGCGGCTGCCCGGCCCAGGGGTTGCGAATCGCGCTCTTTGCGATCGAGGGCGAAACCCGCCGCCTGCTGGCCGAGACGACGACCAACGACGACGGGCGCACCGACGCGCCGATCCTGCCGCAGGACCGCTTCGCCCCGGGCAGTTACGAGCTGGTGTTCCACGCCGGCGACTATCTGCGCGCCAGCGGGCAGGCGGGCGAGGCGCCGCTGTTCCTGGACATCGTGCCGATCCGCTTTGGCATGGCCGACCCTCAGGCGCATTACCATGTGCCGCTGCTGCTGTCGCCCTATGGGTATTCGACCTATCGCGGCAGCTGA
- the puuE gene encoding allantoinase PuuE has product MTVIDAPRYPRDLIGHGPRAPRARWPGGARVAVSLVLNYEEGGENCLLHGDAQSEAFLSDIAGAAPWPGQRHWNMESIYDYGARAGFWRLHALFTGRALPLTIYGVATALARNPEQVRAMQAAGWDIASHGLKWVEHKDMPEAEERAQIAEAIRLHTEVTGEAPRGWYTGRCSVNTVRLTAETGALDWISDTYDDDLPYWIEVGARDQLVIPYTLEANDMRFATAPGWVTGQDFGQYLIDAFDVLHAEGGRMMSIGLHNRLIGRPGKLAGLIRFLDHVAAKGGAWFATRSEIAEFWAANHPHQRIERPSRMDRDTFVARFGSIFEHSPWIAERAWALELGPAHDTALGLHNALARMFRSASDAERLGVLTAHPDLAGKLAAAKRLTAESTHEQASAGLDALTDAEREAFQRLNSAYVDKHGFPFIIAVRDNTRASILAAFETRLANDTETEFATACKQVERIAELRLMDLLP; this is encoded by the coding sequence ATGACCGTGATCGACGCCCCCCGCTATCCCCGAGACCTGATCGGCCATGGCCCGCGCGCGCCGCGCGCGCGGTGGCCCGGCGGCGCGCGCGTTGCGGTGTCCCTGGTGCTGAACTACGAAGAGGGCGGCGAGAACTGCCTGCTGCACGGCGATGCCCAGTCCGAGGCCTTCCTGTCCGACATCGCCGGCGCCGCGCCCTGGCCCGGGCAGCGGCACTGGAACATGGAATCGATCTATGACTATGGCGCGCGCGCCGGGTTCTGGCGGCTGCACGCGCTGTTTACCGGCCGCGCGCTGCCGCTGACGATCTACGGCGTCGCGACGGCGCTGGCGCGCAACCCCGAACAGGTGCGCGCGATGCAGGCGGCGGGTTGGGACATCGCCTCGCACGGGCTCAAATGGGTCGAGCACAAGGACATGCCCGAGGCCGAGGAACGCGCCCAGATCGCCGAGGCGATCCGCCTGCATACCGAGGTCACGGGCGAGGCCCCGCGCGGCTGGTATACCGGACGATGCAGCGTCAACACGGTGCGCCTGACGGCGGAAACCGGCGCGCTGGACTGGATCAGCGACACCTATGACGACGACCTGCCCTATTGGATCGAGGTCGGCGCCCGCGACCAGTTGGTCATTCCCTATACGCTGGAAGCCAACGACATGCGCTTTGCCACGGCGCCCGGCTGGGTCACGGGGCAGGATTTCGGCCAATACCTGATCGACGCCTTTGATGTGCTGCACGCCGAGGGCGGGCGCATGATGTCGATCGGCCTGCACAACCGGCTGATCGGCCGGCCGGGAAAGCTGGCGGGGCTGATCCGGTTCCTGGATCACGTCGCGGCAAAGGGCGGGGCCTGGTTCGCCACCCGCAGCGAGATCGCGGAATTCTGGGCCGCCAACCACCCCCACCAGCGGATCGAGCGCCCCTCGCGCATGGACCGCGACACCTTTGTCGCGCGCTTCGGCTCGATCTTCGAGCATTCGCCCTGGATCGCCGAACGCGCCTGGGCGCTGGAGCTGGGCCCTGCGCATGACACCGCGCTGGGCCTGCACAACGCGCTGGCACGGATGTTCCGTTCAGCCTCGGACGCGGAGCGCCTGGGCGTGCTGACCGCGCACCCGGACCTGGCGGGAAAGCTGGCGGCGGCAAAGCGTCTGACGGCGGAATCGACGCACGAGCAGGCCTCGGCCGGGCTGGACGCGCTGACCGACGCCGAGCGCGAAGCCTTTCAACGCCTGAATTCGGCCTATGTGGACAAGCACGGCTTTCCCTTCATCATCGCCGTGCGTGACAACACCAGGGCGAGCATCCTGGCGGCCTTTGAAACCCGCCTTGCCAACGACACCGAAACCGAGTTCGCCACCGCCTGCAAACAGGTGGAACGCATCGCCGAACTGCGCCTGATGGACCTGTTGCCGTGA
- a CDS encoding (S)-ureidoglycine aminohydrolase: protein MTQYYAPTGGLPRQTDLMTQRAVFTEAYAVIPRGCFSDIVTSLLPGWDRTRMWLIARPMSGFSETFSQYVVEVQPGGGSQTPENDPQAQSVLFLTHGALTLRIDGQAHGLEPGGYAYIPAGARWTLVATGDEAARFHWVRKIWEPASGIDRPEAFVTNETRVAPVAMPDTQGRWATTRFVDPADMRHDMHVNIVTFQPGGLIPFEETHVMEHGLYVLQGKATYKLNRDWVEVEAGDFMWLRAYCPQACYAAGAEPFRYLLYKDVNRHARLRGPWSNPGSPR from the coding sequence GTGACCCAGTATTACGCCCCGACCGGCGGCCTGCCCCGTCAGACCGACCTGATGACCCAGCGCGCCGTCTTCACCGAGGCCTATGCGGTGATCCCGCGCGGCTGCTTCAGCGACATTGTCACCAGCCTGCTGCCCGGCTGGGATCGCACCCGGATGTGGCTGATCGCACGGCCGATGTCGGGCTTTTCCGAAACCTTTTCCCAATACGTGGTCGAGGTCCAGCCGGGCGGCGGGTCGCAAACCCCTGAGAACGACCCCCAGGCGCAATCCGTCCTGTTCCTGACCCACGGCGCGCTGACGCTGCGCATCGACGGTCAGGCGCACGGCCTCGAACCGGGGGGCTATGCCTATATCCCGGCGGGCGCGCGCTGGACGCTTGTCGCCACGGGCGACGAGGCTGCGCGCTTTCACTGGGTGCGCAAGATCTGGGAACCGGCCAGCGGGATCGACCGCCCCGAGGCCTTTGTGACCAACGAAACCCGTGTCGCCCCCGTCGCCATGCCCGACACCCAGGGACGCTGGGCCACGACCCGCTTCGTCGATCCCGCCGATATGCGCCACGACATGCATGTGAACATCGTCACGTTCCAGCCGGGGGGGCTGATCCCCTTTGAGGAAACGCATGTCATGGAGCACGGTCTCTATGTCCTGCAAGGCAAGGCCACCTACAAGCTGAACCGCGACTGGGTCGAGGTCGAGGCCGGCGATTTCATGTGGCTCAGGGCCTATTGCCCGCAAGCCTGCTACGCGGCGGGCGCCGAACCTTTCCGCTACCTGCTCTACAAGGACGTGAACCGCCACGCCCGACTGCGCGGCCCGTGGTCGAACCCGGGGAGCCCCCGATGA
- a CDS encoding ureidoglycolate lyase — protein sequence MTRTVALESLTPDAFAPFGDVLAATGDFRLINEGLCHRHHDRARLDFGPEGRAGISIFDAVPRALPYAFTLVERHPEGSQAFVPMHAHPFLVIVAPDEGDRPGRPRAFVTDGTQAINFHRGTWHGVLTPLSAPGLFAVIDRIGTTANLQEYNFDTPWVVTDR from the coding sequence ATGACGCGCACCGTTGCCCTCGAATCCCTGACGCCCGATGCTTTTGCGCCGTTTGGCGATGTGCTGGCCGCGACCGGTGACTTCCGCCTCATCAACGAAGGCCTGTGCCATCGCCACCACGACCGGGCGCGCCTGGACTTTGGCCCCGAGGGGCGCGCCGGGATCTCGATCTTCGACGCGGTGCCGCGCGCGCTGCCCTATGCGTTCACCCTGGTCGAACGGCACCCCGAGGGGTCGCAGGCCTTTGTGCCGATGCACGCCCATCCCTTTCTGGTGATCGTCGCCCCCGACGAGGGCGACCGCCCCGGCCGCCCCCGCGCCTTTGTCACCGACGGCACGCAGGCCATCAATTTTCACCGCGGCACCTGGCACGGGGTGCTGACCCCGCTGTCCGCGCCCGGACTTTTCGCGGTGATCGACCGCATCGGCACGACTGCGAACCTGCAGGAATACAACTTCGACACCCCGTGGGTGGTGACCGACCGATAG